The following are encoded in a window of Spea bombifrons isolate aSpeBom1 chromosome 2, aSpeBom1.2.pri, whole genome shotgun sequence genomic DNA:
- the LOC128474019 gene encoding keratin, type II cytoskeletal cochleal-like — MSHHSSFSTSGHKHFSSCSVALPKHVGAHSTFSHHSKPAAHGHKTLRCFSSRSAHSIGSKGHKISLGSFHSGKNGHGSGHGMGGIGTGFGGCSGGITSVSINEGLLAPLNLEIDPSIQRVRTEEKNQIRGLNDKFASFIDKVRFLEQQNKMLETKWALLQEQNTARCQIEPLFEAFISNLRRQLENLTCEKSRLEAESNSMEQNVEALRQRYEEEFNRRTAAENEFYILKRDVDAAFMNKAELQAKADSLTNEINFLRTLFDAEIAQLQAQISDTSVVVSMDNSRDLDLDGIIAEVRAQYEEIANRSRAEAEAMYQSRFEELRMAVGRNGNDLQSSRDEICELNRTIQRLKTEIDSVKAQRSALEAAITEAEERGEAAVRDAKNKLSELEAALQKAKQDMAHQLREYQELMNVKLALDIEIATYRKMLEGEECRLASDGSVNISVVHSSTGGKHCSGGMSHGSSGHHHKGGFSSSYSHVSKSKHSSGHGHHC, encoded by the exons ATGTCTCATCACTCCAGCTTCAGTACCTCTGGACACAAGCACTTCAGCTCCTGTTCAGTAGCTTTACCTAAACATGTTGGTGCACACAGCACCTTCTCCCACCACTCCAAACCTGCAGCTCATGGACACAAGACACTGCGTTGTTTCAGCAGCAGAAGTGCTCACAGTATCGGATCCAAGGGGCATAAGATCTCATTGGGAAGCTTCCACTCAGGGAAAAATGGACATGGATCTGGACATGGTATGGGTGGAATCGGCACTGGATTTGGGGGATGCTCTGGAGGTATCACATCAGTTTCTATAAATGAAGGTCTCTTGGCACCCCTCAACTTGGAAATTGATCCAAGTATCCAGAGAGTGAGAACTGAAGAGAAGAACCAAATTAGGGGACTCAATGACAAATTTGCTTCATTTATTGATAAG GTAAGATTTTTGGAGCAGCAAAACAAGATGCTGGAGACTAAGTGGGCTCTTCTTCAGGAGCAAAACACTGCCAGGTGTCAGATTGAACCTCTGTTTGAGGCTTTTATCAGTAACCTCAGGAGACAACTGGAAAATTTGACATGTGAAAAATCTCGTTTGGAAGCAGAAAGCAACAGTATGGAGCAAAATGTAGAGGCCTTAAGGCAAAG GTATGAAGAAGAATTCAACAGACGCACAGCTGCGGAGAATGAGTTCTATATTCTAAAGAGA GACGTAGATGCTGCTTTCATGAACAAAGCTGAATTACAAGCAAAGGCGGATTCTCTGACCAATGAGATCAATTTCCTGAGAACTCTGTTTGACGCA GAGATTGCCCAGCTTCAGGCTCAGATCTCAGACACCTCTGTGGTTGTGTCCATGGATAACAGCCGTGATCTGGACCTGGATGGAATCATTGCTGAAGTCAGAGCTCAATATGAGGAGATCGCTAACAggagcagagctgaagcagaagccaTGTACCAGTCACGG TTTGAGGAGCTCCGCATGGCTGTTGGAAGAAATGGGAATGATCTGCAGAGCAGCAGAGATGAGATCTGTGAATTAAACCGAACAATTCAAAGACTGAAGACAGAGATTGACAGTGTGAAAGCTCAG CGCTCTGCACTGGAAGCAGCAATAACCGAGGCTGAGGAACGCGGAGAAGCGGCTGTCAGAGATGCCAAAAACAAACTCTCTGAGCTGGAAGCTGCTCTGCAGAAGGCCAAGCAGGACATGGCTCACCAACTGAGAGAATACCAGGAGCTGATGAACGTGAAACTGGCTCTGGATATTGAGATTGCGACCTACAGGAAGATGCTGGAAGGAGAAGAGTGCAG GTTGGCTTCAGATGGCTCAGTAAATATCT CTGTGGTGCACTCCAGCACTGGAGGAAAGCACTGCTCAGGAGGAATGTCCCACGGATCAAGTGGCCATCACCATAAAGGAGGATTCAGCTCAAGCTACAGCCATGTCTCCAAAAGCAAGCACAGCTCTGGCCACGGACACCACTGTTAA